Proteins found in one Geomonas subterranea genomic segment:
- the pabB gene encoding aminodeoxychorismate synthase component I, whose product MTHPFPAYLHGFAFTGQVGAIVASTPGEVQPAFEELQRQVAAGLHAAGFVCYEAAGALNEAFNDAFSTTPGHPMPLMWFGLFTGRNAETFPQHGAPFRCSDWQTTPGSQRYRDSVQQIRELIAAGDSYQVNYTMRQRFAFSGCSRSFFSELCRNQPTRYNCYLECGRWRVLSASPELFFSLSGGRLVTRPMKGTAPRGRWYEEDLDLKERLRRSPKEVAENLMIVDLLRNDMGMVSRTGSVRVNALFDVESHPTVHQMTSTIESRVGEGVTPLELFRALFPCGSVTGAPKRRSMEIIGELERAPRGLYTGCLGYFSPGGEALFSVAIRTAILDCETGQGEIGIGSGITYDSRPEAEYRECLDKRAFIEEQRPEFHLIESLLHDERGYFLLERHLERLERSARYFSFPLAEGAPRRALEETAAGLDRSAPHKVRLLLFKDGCLRCEAAPLPGAAREVKAAFARQRVSSADPFLYHKTSRRELFHQERAHRPELDEVIFENERGEVTEGAYSNLIAVIDGTKCTPPLGCGLLPGTLRQELLAQGTIEERVLSREDLARAEVVFLVNSVRGWRRVTLVP is encoded by the coding sequence GTGACGCACCCTTTCCCGGCATACCTGCACGGTTTCGCCTTCACCGGGCAGGTCGGTGCGATCGTCGCATCGACGCCGGGGGAGGTGCAGCCCGCCTTCGAGGAACTGCAGCGCCAGGTGGCAGCGGGGCTCCACGCCGCCGGCTTTGTCTGCTACGAGGCCGCCGGCGCCCTCAACGAGGCATTCAACGATGCCTTCAGCACGACGCCCGGGCACCCGATGCCGCTCATGTGGTTCGGTCTCTTCACCGGGCGGAATGCGGAAACCTTTCCGCAGCACGGCGCCCCCTTCCGCTGCTCCGACTGGCAGACCACCCCCGGTTCGCAGAGGTATCGGGACTCCGTGCAGCAGATCCGGGAACTGATCGCCGCCGGAGACAGCTACCAGGTCAACTACACCATGCGGCAGCGCTTCGCGTTCAGCGGCTGCTCCCGCTCCTTCTTCAGCGAACTCTGCCGCAACCAGCCCACCCGCTACAACTGCTACCTCGAGTGCGGCAGGTGGCGCGTGCTGTCGGCCTCGCCCGAGCTGTTCTTCTCCCTCTCCGGCGGGCGGCTGGTCACCCGCCCCATGAAGGGGACCGCCCCGCGCGGCCGCTGGTACGAAGAAGACCTGGACCTGAAGGAGCGACTCAGGCGAAGCCCCAAGGAAGTAGCGGAGAACCTGATGATCGTCGACCTGCTGCGCAACGACATGGGGATGGTGTCCCGGACAGGCTCGGTCCGGGTCAACGCGCTCTTCGACGTGGAGAGCCACCCGACCGTGCACCAGATGACCTCCACCATAGAGTCCCGGGTCGGGGAAGGGGTGACGCCGCTGGAACTGTTCCGGGCCCTATTCCCTTGCGGCTCGGTGACCGGCGCCCCCAAGAGACGCAGCATGGAGATCATCGGGGAGTTGGAAAGAGCACCGCGCGGGCTGTACACCGGCTGCCTCGGCTATTTTTCTCCCGGTGGCGAGGCGCTCTTCAGCGTTGCCATCCGCACCGCCATCCTCGACTGTGAGACCGGTCAGGGCGAGATCGGCATCGGGAGCGGTATCACCTATGACTCCCGGCCGGAGGCGGAATACCGCGAGTGCCTGGACAAGCGAGCCTTCATCGAGGAGCAGCGGCCGGAATTCCACCTGATCGAGTCGCTGCTGCACGACGAGCGGGGTTACTTCCTGCTCGAGCGGCACCTGGAGCGACTGGAGCGCTCGGCGCGCTATTTCTCCTTCCCCCTCGCCGAGGGCGCGCCGCGACGGGCGTTGGAGGAGACCGCGGCCGGGCTCGACAGATCGGCGCCCCACAAGGTGCGCCTGCTCCTCTTCAAGGACGGGTGCCTCCGCTGCGAAGCTGCGCCGCTCCCCGGGGCGGCGCGGGAAGTGAAGGCTGCCTTCGCGCGACAGCGCGTCAGCTCCGCCGATCCCTTTCTCTACCACAAGACCAGCCGCCGGGAACTCTTCCACCAGGAACGTGCCCACCGCCCGGAACTGGACGAGGTGATTTTCGAGAACGAGCGTGGCGAGGTGACCGAAGGGGCCTACAGCAACCTGATCGCCGTGATCGACGGCACGAAATGCACTCCCCCCCTTGGCTGCGGCCTCCTCCCCGGCACCCTGCGCCAGGAGCTGCTGGCGCAAGGAACCATCGAGGAGCGGGTCCTGAGCAGGGAGGACCTGGCACGGGCCGAGGTGGTTTTTCTGGTAAACTCGGTGCGCGGGTGGCGGCGGGTGACACTGGTACCATGA
- a CDS encoding NAD(P)-dependent oxidoreductase, translating to METYGFLGLGIMGSAMAKNLIKAGFKVKVWNRSPAKCEEFAALGAAVAATPAEVTSTCAITIAMLADPAAAHEVCFGPRGALEGIGSGRGYVDMSTVDAATAQEIAAAVTAKGGRFLEAPVSGSKKPAEDGTLIILAAGDHGLFDQTMPLFEKMGKKSLFLGEVGRGAEMKLIVNMVMGGMMTIFCEGLALADKAGLSSADLLDVLDSGALANPMFKLKGAQMTQGLFDPAFPLKHMQKDMRLAVALGDSLNQPLPSAAAANESFKRAKGMGLADRDFCAVLKAITS from the coding sequence ATGGAAACGTACGGCTTTTTAGGGCTGGGCATCATGGGGAGCGCCATGGCCAAAAACCTCATCAAGGCGGGTTTCAAGGTCAAGGTGTGGAACCGCTCCCCGGCCAAATGCGAGGAGTTCGCGGCACTCGGCGCGGCCGTCGCGGCGACGCCGGCGGAGGTGACTTCGACCTGCGCCATCACCATCGCCATGCTGGCCGACCCCGCCGCGGCCCATGAGGTCTGTTTCGGACCCCGGGGCGCGCTCGAAGGGATCGGCTCGGGGCGCGGCTACGTGGACATGTCCACCGTCGACGCCGCCACGGCCCAGGAGATCGCAGCGGCGGTTACCGCCAAGGGGGGGAGGTTCCTGGAGGCGCCCGTTTCCGGAAGCAAGAAACCTGCGGAGGACGGCACCCTGATCATCCTCGCCGCCGGCGACCACGGCCTCTTCGACCAGACCATGCCGCTCTTCGAGAAGATGGGAAAGAAGAGCCTGTTCCTGGGGGAGGTGGGGCGCGGCGCCGAGATGAAGCTCATCGTCAACATGGTGATGGGGGGGATGATGACCATCTTCTGCGAAGGGCTCGCCCTCGCCGACAAGGCCGGCCTCTCCAGCGCCGACCTTCTGGACGTGCTCGATTCGGGGGCCCTGGCCAACCCGATGTTCAAGCTGAAGGGGGCCCAGATGACGCAGGGGCTCTTCGACCCGGCCTTCCCGCTCAAGCACATGCAGAAGGACATGCGCCTGGCCGTCGCCCTGGGGGACTCCTTGAACCAGCCGCTGCCGTCCGCCGCTGCCGCCAATGAGAGCTTCAAGAGGGCGAAGGGGATGGGACTTGCCGACCGCGACTTCTGCGCGGTCCTGAAGGCCATCACCTCATGA
- the metX gene encoding homoserine O-acetyltransferase MetX, which yields MSYGIVNEQIATFDTELRLESGRILGPIDIAYETYGTLNEQRSNAILVTHAWTGSAHLAGRHSEDEKRAGWWDDIVGPGSLLDTDRYFVICSNVIGSCFGSTGPTSVNPKTGKRYNLAFPVITVRDMVNAQALLLDRLGIDKLFCVLGGSMGGMQALEWATQYPERVASAVVLATTPRPSAQAISLNAVARWAIFNDPTWKKGEYRKNPKDGLALARGIGHITFLSDESMTSKFGRRFSARDGQFDFFGQFEVERYLNYNGYNFVDRFDANSFLYLAKALDLYDVAAGCESLEEAFEPVRAPIQFFAFTSDWLYPPAQTEEMVASLQKLGKPVEYHLITSAYGHDAFLLEHQTFTPMVQQFLDGIGT from the coding sequence ATGTCCTACGGCATCGTGAATGAACAAATCGCCACCTTCGACACCGAACTGCGCCTGGAGAGCGGCCGCATCCTCGGGCCGATCGACATCGCCTACGAAACCTACGGCACCCTGAACGAGCAACGCTCCAACGCGATCCTCGTGACCCACGCCTGGACCGGTAGCGCGCACCTGGCCGGCCGCCATAGCGAGGACGAGAAGCGGGCGGGTTGGTGGGACGACATAGTGGGCCCCGGCTCCCTTCTGGACACCGACCGCTACTTCGTCATCTGTTCCAACGTGATCGGCTCCTGCTTCGGCTCCACGGGACCGACCTCCGTAAACCCGAAGACCGGCAAGCGCTACAACCTGGCCTTCCCGGTGATCACGGTGCGGGACATGGTCAACGCCCAGGCGTTGCTCCTGGACCGGCTCGGCATCGACAAGCTCTTCTGCGTTCTAGGCGGCAGCATGGGGGGGATGCAGGCCCTCGAGTGGGCGACGCAGTACCCGGAAAGGGTCGCCTCTGCGGTGGTGCTGGCCACCACGCCGCGCCCGTCGGCGCAGGCAATCTCGCTGAACGCCGTGGCGCGCTGGGCGATCTTCAACGATCCCACCTGGAAGAAGGGGGAGTACCGCAAGAACCCCAAGGACGGGCTGGCGCTGGCCCGCGGCATCGGCCACATCACCTTCCTCTCTGACGAGTCCATGACCTCCAAGTTCGGGCGCCGCTTCTCCGCCCGCGACGGCCAATTCGACTTCTTCGGCCAGTTCGAGGTGGAGCGCTACCTCAACTACAACGGCTACAACTTCGTGGACCGCTTCGACGCCAACTCCTTTCTCTATCTGGCCAAGGCCCTCGACCTCTACGACGTCGCCGCCGGCTGCGAGTCACTGGAGGAGGCCTTCGAGCCGGTGCGGGCGCCGATCCAGTTCTTCGCCTTCACCTCAGACTGGCTCTACCCGCCGGCGCAGACCGAGGAGATGGTCGCATCGCTCCAGAAGCTGGGCAAGCCGGTGGAGTACCACCTGATCACCTCGGCCTACGGCCACGACGCCTTCCTGCTCGAACACCAGACCTTCACGCCCATGGTGCAGCAGTTCCTGGACGGAATCGGAACCTAG
- a CDS encoding acetate kinase, giving the protein MLILTLNCRRFSAQYQLYNWGKQALLATGKVERIVVGDSFLTHRVPGADPKHLEGECADHKDALRLILDTLAGEGLISGVSDIKAIGHRVVHGGERFTRSVLIDEDVVEAIREVATLAPLHNTPNLAGIRAAQELLPELPQVAIFDTAFHQTMPEPAYMYPLPYEWYQKHGVRRYGFHGQSHLHAARRGAELAGVALESSNMVTIHTGNGVSLCAVKNGMSVDTSMGLTPLEGVMMGTRCGDIDPGIIPFMANEAGVSVTELDLFLNQKSGLAGIVGRRVSRRTVVDEAVVGDPRCQLALDMEAYRLRKYLGAYIAVTGRPDAIVFTYGEGWEDWPVRGMALQGMSQFGIEVDLKRDEEALKGGEEMLISADHSPVKVFVVPSGEDLVLNEDVAAIMGWQ; this is encoded by the coding sequence ATGCTGATTCTCACCCTGAACTGCCGTAGGTTCTCGGCGCAATACCAACTCTACAACTGGGGCAAGCAGGCCCTTTTGGCCACCGGCAAGGTGGAAAGAATCGTGGTAGGAGATTCCTTCCTGACCCACCGGGTACCCGGGGCGGACCCAAAGCACCTGGAAGGGGAGTGCGCGGATCACAAGGATGCGCTGCGGCTGATTCTGGATACCCTGGCCGGAGAGGGGTTGATCTCGGGCGTCAGCGATATCAAGGCCATCGGGCACCGCGTGGTGCACGGGGGAGAGCGCTTCACCAGATCGGTGCTGATCGACGAGGACGTCGTCGAGGCGATCAGGGAGGTGGCGACACTCGCGCCGCTGCATAACACCCCCAACCTCGCCGGCATCCGTGCCGCGCAGGAACTACTGCCGGAGCTGCCCCAGGTAGCCATCTTCGATACCGCTTTCCACCAGACCATGCCCGAGCCGGCCTACATGTACCCGCTTCCCTACGAGTGGTACCAAAAGCACGGCGTCAGGCGTTACGGCTTCCACGGCCAGTCCCACCTGCACGCCGCAAGGAGAGGTGCGGAGCTCGCCGGGGTGGCGCTGGAGAGTTCCAACATGGTCACCATCCACACCGGCAACGGCGTCTCTCTCTGCGCCGTGAAAAACGGCATGTCGGTCGACACCAGCATGGGGCTCACCCCGCTCGAGGGTGTCATGATGGGGACCCGCTGCGGGGACATCGATCCCGGCATCATCCCGTTCATGGCCAACGAGGCGGGTGTTTCGGTGACGGAGCTCGACCTGTTCCTGAACCAGAAGAGCGGCCTGGCCGGCATCGTGGGACGCCGGGTCAGCCGTCGGACCGTGGTGGACGAGGCGGTAGTCGGTGACCCCCGCTGCCAGCTCGCGCTCGACATGGAGGCCTACCGGCTGAGGAAGTACCTGGGCGCCTACATCGCCGTCACCGGCAGGCCGGATGCCATCGTGTTCACCTACGGAGAGGGATGGGAGGACTGGCCGGTGCGCGGCATGGCGCTCCAGGGGATGAGCCAGTTCGGCATCGAGGTGGATCTGAAACGGGACGAGGAGGCGCTCAAGGGAGGCGAGGAGATGCTGATCAGCGCGGACCACTCCCCGGTCAAGGTCTTCGTGGTCCCAAGCGGCGAGGACCTGGTGCTCAACGAGGACGTCGCCGCCATCATGGGGTGGCAGTAG
- a CDS encoding endonuclease/exonuclease/phosphatase family protein — translation MFLEQEHVQALKHGAGGAKEHPAGAKGGRRMSMFNWLLGLNAAYIVLLAAITILNWAGPDRFWAGALNFYLPQFIWAAPGLLLALAACRGAKILVWVPLLGVLWVLGPIMDWHWAPRKAWANSPQTLRVMTWNVKYGKRDLMPLVEELARSRPDIILFQDAVDAGDGPLSDYLAGWQMHNEGQYLVASRFPISDVEVHDLPYHERKGESFLRCRVQVGSRDISLYNVHFKTPRRGLNAFRKARRGAWYIPKAIDRFEANVDTRLRQAQAVSGYLAQEKGEVVVAGDFNSPDHSLVCETLRKAGLVDAFARGGRGYGYTYGHFLLKNKVPWLRASWMRIDHIMTTPGIKAQRCWVGTRRASDHRPVIADFFLSDSR, via the coding sequence ATGTTTTTGGAACAAGAGCATGTGCAAGCCTTGAAGCACGGCGCCGGCGGGGCAAAGGAACACCCCGCCGGCGCCAAGGGAGGCAGGCGGATGAGTATGTTCAACTGGCTCCTGGGACTGAATGCGGCCTACATCGTGTTGCTGGCCGCCATCACCATTCTCAATTGGGCAGGCCCGGACCGCTTCTGGGCCGGCGCCTTGAACTTCTACCTCCCCCAGTTCATCTGGGCGGCTCCGGGGCTGCTGCTGGCCCTTGCCGCCTGCCGCGGCGCAAAAATCCTGGTGTGGGTGCCACTTCTGGGAGTCCTGTGGGTTTTGGGGCCGATCATGGACTGGCACTGGGCTCCGCGCAAGGCGTGGGCCAATTCCCCGCAGACGCTGCGGGTGATGACCTGGAACGTCAAGTACGGCAAACGGGACCTGATGCCGCTCGTCGAGGAACTGGCAAGGAGCCGTCCCGACATCATCCTGTTCCAGGACGCGGTGGATGCCGGGGACGGGCCGCTGTCCGACTACCTGGCCGGGTGGCAGATGCACAACGAAGGGCAGTACCTGGTTGCCAGCAGGTTTCCCATCTCCGATGTCGAGGTCCATGATCTCCCCTACCACGAGAGGAAGGGGGAATCCTTCCTGCGTTGCCGGGTGCAGGTCGGCTCCCGCGACATCTCCCTGTACAACGTCCACTTCAAGACCCCCAGAAGAGGCTTGAACGCCTTCCGCAAGGCGCGGCGGGGCGCCTGGTACATCCCCAAGGCCATCGACCGCTTCGAGGCCAACGTGGATACGCGCCTCAGGCAGGCACAGGCGGTGTCCGGGTACCTGGCACAGGAGAAGGGGGAGGTAGTCGTCGCCGGCGATTTCAACTCGCCTGACCACTCGCTGGTCTGTGAGACCCTGAGAAAAGCCGGCCTCGTCGACGCCTTCGCCCGGGGGGGGAGGGGGTACGGTTACACCTACGGGCATTTCCTGCTCAAGAACAAGGTCCCCTGGCTGCGGGCGTCCTGGATGCGCATCGACCACATCATGACCACCCCCGGGATCAAGGCGCAGCGCTGCTGGGTCGGGACCCGCAGGGCCTCGGATCACCGTCCCGTCATAGCCGACTTCTTCCTCAGTGATTCCCGTTAG
- a CDS encoding polysaccharide deacetylase family protein has product MKPFIEEALARAYYQVKPWMSRRLQIMLRSVVAKYKRYIFQNVWPIDPEAGAMPPGFQGWPDGRRFSVVLTHDVDTARGVARCEQLMALEQELGFRSSFNFVAHDYHLPPALRKKLVAHGFEVGVHGLEHNRKLYESPETFEEHAVKINNYLKEWGAVGFRSPCVYHNFEWLHRLDIVYEASAFDTDPFEPQSDGLKTIFPVHQTKVPGREYVVLPYTLPQDFTVFILFREKDITIWKEKLRWIAEHGGMALLITHPDYMSFDGNVDYDEYPHHLYRELLDHIKTEYEGQYWHQLPHEVACFWNKSMCKP; this is encoded by the coding sequence ATGAAGCCTTTCATCGAAGAGGCCCTCGCACGCGCTTACTACCAGGTCAAGCCCTGGATGTCGCGTCGGCTTCAAATCATGTTGCGCAGCGTCGTCGCGAAGTACAAGCGCTACATCTTCCAGAACGTCTGGCCCATAGACCCCGAAGCGGGCGCAATGCCCCCCGGTTTCCAGGGGTGGCCGGATGGAAGACGGTTTTCAGTGGTGCTGACGCACGATGTCGATACGGCGCGCGGCGTGGCGCGGTGCGAGCAACTCATGGCCCTCGAACAGGAGTTGGGCTTTCGCTCCTCCTTCAACTTCGTGGCTCATGACTACCATCTCCCCCCCGCCTTGCGTAAGAAGCTGGTCGCCCACGGTTTCGAGGTGGGGGTGCACGGCCTGGAGCATAACAGGAAGCTTTACGAGTCACCCGAGACCTTCGAAGAGCATGCCGTGAAGATCAACAACTACCTGAAGGAATGGGGAGCCGTCGGCTTTCGCTCCCCGTGCGTCTACCATAATTTCGAATGGCTGCACCGGCTGGACATCGTCTACGAGGCCTCGGCCTTCGATACCGACCCCTTCGAGCCGCAGTCAGACGGGCTGAAAACGATCTTTCCGGTGCACCAGACCAAGGTCCCGGGAAGGGAATACGTGGTGCTCCCCTACACGCTCCCCCAGGACTTCACGGTGTTCATCCTGTTTCGGGAGAAGGACATCACCATCTGGAAGGAAAAACTGCGCTGGATCGCGGAGCATGGTGGCATGGCCCTGCTGATCACCCACCCCGACTACATGAGCTTCGATGGCAATGTAGATTACGACGAGTATCCTCACCACCTGTACCGGGAACTGCTGGACCATATCAAGACGGAGTACGAAGGGCAGTACTGGCACCAACTGCCTCACGAGGTGGCATGTTTTTGGAACAAGAGCATGTGCAAGCCTTGA